The Candidatus Roizmanbacteria bacterium CG_4_9_14_0_2_um_filter_38_17 genome contains the following window.
TGATACTTCGGTTTGAGTAAAGTGTAGCTCGACTGTCTCTTCAGAAGTTGGTTGAACTGTAAGGAAGGTCAGTGTTTCTTCAACAGCGCTGCCAAATACAGTATTGAGCTGTTTTTCAATACCTTGGGTATTTCGTACAAGTGGTCCACCAAGTTTGGAGATTAAGATGGTGTTCTTAATTGACCCTTGAATGGGTAAAGTGATAAACAGTGTGAGTATAAAGGCAGTGATAATAACCGTATTGGTGATGGCAGGCAGGACCCCTAAAACTTTAACTGTTTGATTGGCTCTCCACTCAAATGGAATCAATACGACTAATCTACGCAATGTGAGCGAGAGGATAAGCTCTGTGGCAAATCCCACAAATAGGAATCCGAGAGCATGAGCTATTCCAAGTGGTAAATTAAAGTTAATTTGCAACAATACAGCTGCTAAATCATACAGCTGAATGGCGGTAAAAAATGAGAAGGTAAAACTAAGTAGGTCTAATAGGCCTAGTATTAGGCCTCTTCTCACTCCATCGAGTATATATATAGTAAGAACAGCGATGATTATTAAATCAACCCAGTTGCCATTCAGTGTTAGTGGTGTTTGCATGCTAAAATTAGAAATATACTAATGAAACAATTCAAGTTTAATTTTAGCATCTTTAGGAAGCTAAATAAAAAGTTTCGTATCTACATCATCTTGGCTGTAGTAATTATGGTGGCGATAAGCGTAGTATTGTACACCTGGATTTTAAAAGACCTACCTTCACCTTCTGATCTTTATTCATATGACCTGCCACAAACTACCAAGATTTATGACCGCAAAGGAGAGCTGTTATTTAAGATCTTTACAGATCAGGACCGGACAGTTGTACCATTAGAACAGATCCCTTTATACTTACAGCAAGCCACAATTTCTATTGAAGACAAAGATTTTTATCATCACCCAGGAATAAATCCAGTTGGTGGAATTTTGCGTGCGGCAAGTTCGAGTATTACTAAAGGTAGGTTAGAAGGTGGGTCAACCATAACTCAGCAATTGATGAAAAATACGTTGCTTACTCCTGAACGTACCATTACTCGCAAGCTTAAAGAAATAGCTCTGTCTCTATGGGCAGAAGTGCTATATTCTAAAGAAGAAATACTGGAGATGTATTTGAACACAGTCCCATATGGAGGAACGGCTTGGGGTGTTGAGTCAGCAGCTAAGCGCTATTACAATAAAAAGGTTGCTGATTTAACGCTTGGAGAATCAGCACTACTGGCAGGTTTGCCGGTTGCTCCAACAAGGGTGTCTCCTTTTGGGAACAATCCTGAACTAGCACGTGATCGTCAAAAACTAGTGTTGAATCGCATGGTAGAGGAAGGTTACATTACAGAAGAAGAAGCGGATAAAGCTAAGGCAGAAGAGATAAAATTTGCAGAGAATCGTACAGGTATTAGGGCTCCACATTTTGTGATGTTTGTGAGGGAAAAGTTAGCTGAGAAATATGGAGAGCAAGTAATAGAAAAAGCCGGAATTAGCGTTACCACAACGTTGGATTTATCTATTCAGGAGATGGCAGAAGAAATTGTTGCTTCAGAAGTGGCTGATATTGCCAAGTACGACGTAGGTAATGGAGCTGCGCTAGTAACACGCCCAGCAACTGGTGAAATATTAGCCATGGTGGGTTCGAGTGATTATTTAGCTAGTGATTCAGGTAGGTTTAATGTAACTACAGCACTTCGTCAACCAGGATCATCAATTAAGCCCATTATGTATGCAACTGGAATTGAGACAAGAAAACTAACAGCAGCTTCTCCCATTCATGATGAGCCAACTTGTTTTACGGTACCCAACCAAGAGGTGTATTGTCCACAGAACTATGATGGACAGTTTCATGGCATAACATATACCAGGTTTGCTCTAGCCAATTCATATAATATTCCAGCTGTTAAATCTCTATATCATATAGGTTTGGAAACAATGATAGCTACAGCGTCTGCGATGGGCATAGATACATTTAAGGATACATCGCGTTATGGTTTATCCCTAACCCTTGGTGGTGGAGAAGTTACTATGATAGACATGGCTGAAGCATTTGGAGTGTTTTCTAACGGAGGAATAAAAAAAGACTTAATTTATGTTTTAAGAGTTAAAGACAATAAAGGAGAAATAATATATGAACAAGATAAAGAGAGCTTAAATGTAGTTTCTCAACTAGAAATTGTTGGAAAAAGAGTGCTGTCTCGTGAAACGGCTTTTATAATTTCTCATATTCTATATGATAATGGTGCACGCTCTTCTGCTTTTGGCTCTAACTCCGAGTTGGTAGTACGTGGTCATCCTGAAGTATCTGTTAAAACTGGAACGACGAATGATTTAAGAGATAACTGGACCATTGGTTATAATCAAGATTATTTAGTAGCAGCTTGGGTTGGTAATAATGATAATTCTCCAATGAATCGAAATGTAGTTTCAGGAGTT
Protein-coding sequences here:
- a CDS encoding penicillin-binding protein, whose translation is MKQFKFNFSIFRKLNKKFRIYIILAVVIMVAISVVLYTWILKDLPSPSDLYSYDLPQTTKIYDRKGELLFKIFTDQDRTVVPLEQIPLYLQQATISIEDKDFYHHPGINPVGGILRAASSSITKGRLEGGSTITQQLMKNTLLTPERTITRKLKEIALSLWAEVLYSKEEILEMYLNTVPYGGTAWGVESAAKRYYNKKVADLTLGESALLAGLPVAPTRVSPFGNNPELARDRQKLVLNRMVEEGYITEEEADKAKAEEIKFAENRTGIRAPHFVMFVREKLAEKYGEQVIEKAGISVTTTLDLSIQEMAEEIVASEVADIAKYDVGNGAALVTRPATGEILAMVGSSDYLASDSGRFNVTTALRQPGSSIKPIMYATGIETRKLTAASPIHDEPTCFTVPNQEVYCPQNYDGQFHGITYTRFALANSYNIPAVKSLYHIGLETMIATASAMGIDTFKDTSRYGLSLTLGGGEVTMIDMAEAFGVFSNGGIKKDLIYVLRVKDNKGEIIYEQDKESLNVVSQLEIVGKRVLSRETAFIISHILYDNGARSSAFGSNSELVVRGHPEVSVKTGTTNDLRDNWTIGYNQDYLVAAWVGNNDNSPMNRNVVSGVTGAAPIWNEIMTNLLVDSKQTWPAIPSGVIGRSICTLSSNLPSSEGETCPTRFEYFIKGTEPTDVENLRRVVNIDKTTGRLATSDTPSENIEQQEKSIVYDITGKPYCVDCPPPESPTILTEKAPE